In one Balaenoptera musculus isolate JJ_BM4_2016_0621 chromosome 20, mBalMus1.pri.v3, whole genome shotgun sequence genomic region, the following are encoded:
- the MINK1 gene encoding misshapen-like kinase 1 isoform X5 — protein sequence MGDPAPARSLDDIDLSALRDPAGIFELVEVVGNGTYGQVYKGRHVKTGQLAAIKVMDVTEDEEEEIKQEINMLKKYSHHRNIATYYGAFIKKSPPGNDDQLWLVMEFCGAGSVTDLVKNTKGNALKEDCIAYICREILRGLAHLHAHKVIHRDIKGQNVLLTENAEVKLVDFGVSAQLDRTVGRRNTFIGTPYWMAPEVIACDENPDATYDYRSDIWSLGITAIEMAEGAPPLCDMHPMRALFLIPRNPPPRLKSKKWSKKFIDFIDTCLIKTYLSRPPTEQLLKFPFIRDQPTERQVRIQLKDHIDRSRKKRGEKEETEYEYSGSEEEDDSHGEEGEPSSIMNVPGESTLRREFLRLQQENKSNSEALKQQQQLQQQQQRDPEAHIKHLLHQRQRRIEEQKEERRRVEEQQRREREQRKLQEKEQQRRLEDMQALRREEERRQAEREQEYIRHRLEEEQRQLEILQQQLLQEQALLLEYKRKQLEEQRQSERLQRQLQQEHAYLKSLQQQQQVLPGDRKPLYHYGRGINPADKPAWAREVEERTRMNKQQNSPLAKTKPGSTGPEPPVPQASPGPPGPLSQTPPMQRPVEPQEGPHKSLQDQPTRNLAAFPASHDPDPAVPAPTATPSARGAVIRQNSDPTSEGPGPSPNPPAWVRPDNEAPPKVPQRTSSIATALNTSGAGGSRPAQAVRARPRSNSAWQIYLQRRAERGNPKPPGPPAQPPGPPNACSNPDLRRSDPGWERSDSVLPASHGRLPQAGSLERNRVGASSKLDSSPVLSPGNKAKPDDHRSRPGRPASYKRAIGEDFVLLKERNLDEAPRPPKKAMDYSSSSEEVESSEDDEEESNGEPSEGSRDTPGGRSDGDTDSVSTMVVHDVEEIAGTQTPYGGGTMVVQRTPEEERSLLHADSNGYTNLPDVVQPSHSPTESSKGQSPPLKDGGSDYQSRGLVKAPGKSSFTMFVDLGIYQPGGSGDTIPITALVGGEGSRLDQLQYDVRKGSVVNVNPTNTRAHSETPEIRKYKKRFNSEILCAALWGVNLLVGTENGLMLLDRSGQGKVYGLIGRRRFQQMDVLEGLNLLITISGKRNKLRVYYLSWLRNKILHNDPEVEKKQGWTTVGDMEGCGHYRVVKYERIKFLVIALKNSVEVYAWAPKPYHKFMAFKSFADLPHRPLLVDLTVEEGQRLKVIYGSSAGFHAVDVDSGNSYDIYIPVHIQSQITPHAIIFLPNTDGMEMLLCYEDEGVYVNTYGRIIKDVVLQWGEMPTSVAYICSNQIMGWGEKAIEIRSVETGHLDGVFMHKRAQRLKFLCERNDKVFFASVRSGGSSQVYFMTLNRNCIMNW from the exons CTGGTGATGGAGTTCTGTGGTGCTGGTTCTGTGACAGACCTGGTGAAGAACACGAAAGGGAACGCCCTGAAGGAGGACTGTATTGCCTACATCTGCAGGGAGATTCTCCGG GGTCTGGCCCATCTCCACGCCCACAAGGTGATCCACCGAGACATCAAGGGGCAGAACGTGCTGCTGACAGAGAATGCCGAGGTCAAGCTAG TGGATTTCGGGGTGAGCGCGCAGCTGGACCGCACCGTGGGCAGGCGGAACACTTTCATCGGGACCCCCTACTGGATGGCCCCCGAGGTCATCGCTTGCGATGAGAACCCTGATGCCACCTACGATTACAGG AGTGACATTTGGTCTTTAGGAATCACAGCCATCGAGATGGCAGAGGGAGCCCCCC CTCTGTGTGACATGCACCCCATGCGAGCCCTCTTCCTCATCCCCCGGAACCCGCCACCCAGGCTCAAGTCCAAGAAATG GTCTAAGAAGTTCATCGACTTCATTGACACGTGTCTCATCAAGACTTACCTGAGCCGCCCACCGACGGAGCAGCTGCTCAAGTTCCCGTTCATCCGCGACCAGCCCACCGAGCGGCAGGTCCGCATCCAGCTCAAGGACCACATTGACCGATCCCGGAAGAAACGAGGCGAGAAAG AGGAGACAGAATATGAGTACAGTGGCAGCGAAGAGGAAGACGACAGccatggagaggaaggagagccaAG CTCCATCATGAATGTGCCGGGGGAGTCGACCCTCCGCCGGGAATTCCTCCGGCTCCAGCAGGAGAACAAGAGCAACTCGGAGGCattaaagcagcagcagcagctgcagcagcagcaacagcgaGACCCAGAGGCGCACATCAAGCACCTGCTGCACCAGCGGCAGCGGCGCATCGAGGAGCAGAAGGAAGAGCGGCGGCGGGTTGAGGAG CAGCAGCGGCGGGAGCGGGAGCAGCGGAAGCTGCAGGAGAAGGAGCAGCAGCGGCGGCTGGAGGACATGCAGGCGCTGCGGCGCGAGGAGGAGCGGCGGCAGGCGGAGCGGGAGCAG gagTATATCCGTCACAGGCTAGAGGAGGAGCAGCGACAGCTCGAGATCCTTCAGCAACAGCTCCTCCAGGAACAGGCCCTACTGCTG GAATACAAGCGGAAGCAGCTGGAGGAGCAGCGGCAGTCGGAGCGCTTGCAGAGGCAGCTGCAGCAGGAGCACGCCTACCTCAAgtccctgcagcagcagcagcaagtcCTGCCCGGGGACAGGAAGCCCCTGTACCATTACGGTCGGGGCATTAACCCTGCCGACAAACCGGCCTGGGCCCGAGAG GTAGAAGAGAGAACGAGGATGAACAAGCAGCAGAACTCTCCCTTGGCCAAGACCAAGCCAGGCAGCACAGGGCCTGAGCCCCCCgtcccccaggcctcccctgggCCCCCAGGACCCCTTTCCCAAACTCCTCCTATGCAGAGGCCGGTGGAGCCCCAGGAGGGACCACACAAG TCCCTGCAGGACCAGCCCACCCGAAACCTGGCTGCCTTCCCAGCCTCACACGACCCCGACCCCGCCGTGCCCGCACCCACTGCCACGCCTAGTGCCCGAGGAGCCGTCATCCGCCAGAACTCAGACCCCACTTCCGAAGGGCCTGGCCCCAGCCCGAACCCCCCAGCCTGGGTCCGGCCTGACAATGAGGCCCCTCCCAAG GTGCCTCAGAGGACCTCATCTATCGCCACTGCCCTTAACACCAGTGGGGCTGGAGGGTCCCGGCCAGCCCAGGCTGTCCGTGCCAG ACCTCGCAGCAACTCCGCCTGGCAAATCTATCTGCAAAGGCGGGCAGAGCGGGGCAACCCCAAGCCTCCAGGGCCCCCCGCTCAGCCCCCTGGCCCGCCCAACGCTTGTAG TAACCCTGACCTCAGGAGGAGTGACCCTGGCTGGGAGCGCTCGGACAGCGTCCTCCCCGCCTCTCACGGGCGCCTCCCCCAGGCTGGCTCACTGGAGCGGAACCGGGTGGGAG CCTCCTCCAAACTGGACAGCTCCCCCGTGCTCTCCCCTGGGAACAAAGCCAAGCCCGATGACCACCGCTCGCGGCCAGGCCGGCCCGCA AGCTATAAGCGAGCCATTGGTGAG GATTTTGTATTGCTGAAAGAGCGGAACCTGGACGAGGCCCCCCGGCCTCCCAAGAAGGCCATGGACTACTCGTCATCCAGCGAGGAGGTGGAGAGCAGCGAGGACGACGAGGAGGAGAGCAACGGCGAACCGTCAGAGGGGAGCAGAGATACCCCTGGTGGCCG CAGCGATGGAGACACAGACAGCGTCAGCACCATGGTGGTCCATGACGTGGAGGAGATAGCCGGGACCCAGACCCCTTATGGGGGTGGCACCATGGTGGTCCAGCGC ACCCCTGAAGAGGAGCGAAGCCTGCTGCATGCTGATAGCAACGGTTACACGAACCTGCCAGATGTGGTCCAACCCAGCCACTCGCCCACCGAGAGCAGCAAAGGTCAAAGCCCCCCCTTGAAGGATGGAGGCAGTGAT TACCAGTCTCGTGGGCTGGTAAAGGCCCCTGGCAAGAGCTCGTTCACGATGTTTGTGGACCTGGGGATCTACCAGCCTGGAGGCAGTGGGGACACCATCCCCATCACAG CCCTGGTGGGTGGAGAGGGCAGTCGGCTCGATCAGCTGCAGTATGACGTGAGGAAAGGCTCTGTGGTCAACGTGAACCCCACCAACACCCGGGCCCACAGCGAAACCCCCGAGATTCGGAAGTACAAGAAGCGGTTCAATTCCGAGATCCTCTGTGCGGCCCTTTGGG GGGTCAACCTGCTGGTGGGCACGGAGAATGGGCTGATGTTGCTGGACCGAAGTGGGCAGGGCAAGGTGTATGGACTCATCGGGCGGCGACGCTTCCAGCAAATGGATGTGCTGGAGGGACTCAACCTGCTCATCACCATCTCAG ggaaaaggaacaaactgcGGGTATATTATTTGTCCTGGCTCCGGAACAAGATCCTGCACAATGACCCAGAAGTGGAGAAGAAGCAGGGCTGGACCACTGTGGGGGACATGGAGGGCTGCGGGCACTACCGTGTTG TGAAATATGAACGCATCAAATTCCTGGTCATTGCCCTGAAGAACTCTGTGGAGGTGTATGCTTGGGCCCCCAAACCTTACCACAAATTCATGGCTTTCAAG TCCTTTGCTGACCTCCCACACCGCCCTCTGCTGGTGGACCTGACGGTAGAGGAGGGACAGAGGCTCAAGGTCATCTATGGCTCCAGCGCCGGCTTCCATGCTGTGGATGTCGACTCGGGGAACAGCTATGACATCTACATCCCTGTACAC ATCCAGAGCCAGATCACGCCCCACGccatcatcttcctccccaacacGGATGGCATGGAGATGCTGCTGTGCTACGAGGACGAGGGCGTCTATGTCAACACGTATGGGCGGATCATTAAGGACGTGGTGCTGCAGTGGGGCGAGATGCCCACCTCTGTGG CCTATATCTGCTCCAACCAGATCATGGGCTGGGGTGAGAAAGCCATTGAGATCCGCTCCGTGGAGACGGGCCACCTAGACGGGGTCTTCATGCACAAACGAGCCCAGAGGCTCAAGTTCCTGTGTGAGCGGAACGACAAG GTGTTTTTTGCCTCAGTCCGCTCCGGGGGCAGCAGCCAAGTTTACTTCATGACCCTGAACCGTAACTGCATCATGAACTGGTGA
- the MINK1 gene encoding misshapen-like kinase 1 isoform X11, with amino-acid sequence MGDPAPARSLDDIDLSALRDPAGIFELVEVVGNGTYGQVYKGRHVKTGQLAAIKVMDVTEDEEEEIKQEINMLKKYSHHRNIATYYGAFIKKSPPGNDDQLWLVMEFCGAGSVTDLVKNTKGNALKEDCIAYICREILRGLAHLHAHKVIHRDIKGQNVLLTENAEVKLVDFGVSAQLDRTVGRRNTFIGTPYWMAPEVIACDENPDATYDYRSDIWSLGITAIEMAEGAPPLCDMHPMRALFLIPRNPPPRLKSKKWSKKFIDFIDTCLIKTYLSRPPTEQLLKFPFIRDQPTERQVRIQLKDHIDRSRKKRGEKEETEYEYSGSEEEDDSHGEEGEPSSIMNVPGESTLRREFLRLQQENKSNSEALKQQQQLQQQQQRDPEAHIKHLLHQRQRRIEEQKEERRRVEEQQRREREQRKLQEKEQQRRLEDMQALRREEERRQAEREQEYKRKQLEEQRQSERLQRQLQQEHAYLKSLQQQQQVLPGDRKPLYHYGRGINPADKPAWAREVEERTRMNKQQNSPLAKTKPGSTGPEPPVPQASPGPPGPLSQTPPMQRPVEPQEGPHKSLQDQPTRNLAAFPASHDPDPAVPAPTATPSARGAVIRQNSDPTSEGPGPSPNPPAWVRPDNEAPPKVPQRTSSIATALNTSGAGGSRPAQAVRARPRSNSAWQIYLQRRAERGNPKPPGPPAQPPGPPNACSNPDLRRSDPGWERSDSVLPASHGRLPQAGSLERNRVGASSKLDSSPVLSPGNKAKPDDHRSRPGRPADFVLLKERNLDEAPRPPKKAMDYSSSSEEVESSEDDEEESNGEPSEGSRDTPGGRDGDTDSVSTMVVHDVEEIAGTQTPYGGGTMVVQRTPEEERSLLHADSNGYTNLPDVVQPSHSPTESSKGQSPPLKDGGSDYQSRGLVKAPGKSSFTMFVDLGIYQPGGSGDTIPITALVGGEGSRLDQLQYDVRKGSVVNVNPTNTRAHSETPEIRKYKKRFNSEILCAALWGVNLLVGTENGLMLLDRSGQGKVYGLIGRRRFQQMDVLEGLNLLITISGKRNKLRVYYLSWLRNKILHNDPEVEKKQGWTTVGDMEGCGHYRVVKYERIKFLVIALKNSVEVYAWAPKPYHKFMAFKSFADLPHRPLLVDLTVEEGQRLKVIYGSSAGFHAVDVDSGNSYDIYIPVHIQSQITPHAIIFLPNTDGMEMLLCYEDEGVYVNTYGRIIKDVVLQWGEMPTSVAYICSNQIMGWGEKAIEIRSVETGHLDGVFMHKRAQRLKFLCERNDKVFFASVRSGGSSQVYFMTLNRNCIMNW; translated from the exons CTGGTGATGGAGTTCTGTGGTGCTGGTTCTGTGACAGACCTGGTGAAGAACACGAAAGGGAACGCCCTGAAGGAGGACTGTATTGCCTACATCTGCAGGGAGATTCTCCGG GGTCTGGCCCATCTCCACGCCCACAAGGTGATCCACCGAGACATCAAGGGGCAGAACGTGCTGCTGACAGAGAATGCCGAGGTCAAGCTAG TGGATTTCGGGGTGAGCGCGCAGCTGGACCGCACCGTGGGCAGGCGGAACACTTTCATCGGGACCCCCTACTGGATGGCCCCCGAGGTCATCGCTTGCGATGAGAACCCTGATGCCACCTACGATTACAGG AGTGACATTTGGTCTTTAGGAATCACAGCCATCGAGATGGCAGAGGGAGCCCCCC CTCTGTGTGACATGCACCCCATGCGAGCCCTCTTCCTCATCCCCCGGAACCCGCCACCCAGGCTCAAGTCCAAGAAATG GTCTAAGAAGTTCATCGACTTCATTGACACGTGTCTCATCAAGACTTACCTGAGCCGCCCACCGACGGAGCAGCTGCTCAAGTTCCCGTTCATCCGCGACCAGCCCACCGAGCGGCAGGTCCGCATCCAGCTCAAGGACCACATTGACCGATCCCGGAAGAAACGAGGCGAGAAAG AGGAGACAGAATATGAGTACAGTGGCAGCGAAGAGGAAGACGACAGccatggagaggaaggagagccaAG CTCCATCATGAATGTGCCGGGGGAGTCGACCCTCCGCCGGGAATTCCTCCGGCTCCAGCAGGAGAACAAGAGCAACTCGGAGGCattaaagcagcagcagcagctgcagcagcagcaacagcgaGACCCAGAGGCGCACATCAAGCACCTGCTGCACCAGCGGCAGCGGCGCATCGAGGAGCAGAAGGAAGAGCGGCGGCGGGTTGAGGAG CAGCAGCGGCGGGAGCGGGAGCAGCGGAAGCTGCAGGAGAAGGAGCAGCAGCGGCGGCTGGAGGACATGCAGGCGCTGCGGCGCGAGGAGGAGCGGCGGCAGGCGGAGCGGGAGCAG GAATACAAGCGGAAGCAGCTGGAGGAGCAGCGGCAGTCGGAGCGCTTGCAGAGGCAGCTGCAGCAGGAGCACGCCTACCTCAAgtccctgcagcagcagcagcaagtcCTGCCCGGGGACAGGAAGCCCCTGTACCATTACGGTCGGGGCATTAACCCTGCCGACAAACCGGCCTGGGCCCGAGAG GTAGAAGAGAGAACGAGGATGAACAAGCAGCAGAACTCTCCCTTGGCCAAGACCAAGCCAGGCAGCACAGGGCCTGAGCCCCCCgtcccccaggcctcccctgggCCCCCAGGACCCCTTTCCCAAACTCCTCCTATGCAGAGGCCGGTGGAGCCCCAGGAGGGACCACACAAG TCCCTGCAGGACCAGCCCACCCGAAACCTGGCTGCCTTCCCAGCCTCACACGACCCCGACCCCGCCGTGCCCGCACCCACTGCCACGCCTAGTGCCCGAGGAGCCGTCATCCGCCAGAACTCAGACCCCACTTCCGAAGGGCCTGGCCCCAGCCCGAACCCCCCAGCCTGGGTCCGGCCTGACAATGAGGCCCCTCCCAAG GTGCCTCAGAGGACCTCATCTATCGCCACTGCCCTTAACACCAGTGGGGCTGGAGGGTCCCGGCCAGCCCAGGCTGTCCGTGCCAG ACCTCGCAGCAACTCCGCCTGGCAAATCTATCTGCAAAGGCGGGCAGAGCGGGGCAACCCCAAGCCTCCAGGGCCCCCCGCTCAGCCCCCTGGCCCGCCCAACGCTTGTAG TAACCCTGACCTCAGGAGGAGTGACCCTGGCTGGGAGCGCTCGGACAGCGTCCTCCCCGCCTCTCACGGGCGCCTCCCCCAGGCTGGCTCACTGGAGCGGAACCGGGTGGGAG CCTCCTCCAAACTGGACAGCTCCCCCGTGCTCTCCCCTGGGAACAAAGCCAAGCCCGATGACCACCGCTCGCGGCCAGGCCGGCCCGCA GATTTTGTATTGCTGAAAGAGCGGAACCTGGACGAGGCCCCCCGGCCTCCCAAGAAGGCCATGGACTACTCGTCATCCAGCGAGGAGGTGGAGAGCAGCGAGGACGACGAGGAGGAGAGCAACGGCGAACCGTCAGAGGGGAGCAGAGATACCCCTGGTGGCCG CGATGGAGACACAGACAGCGTCAGCACCATGGTGGTCCATGACGTGGAGGAGATAGCCGGGACCCAGACCCCTTATGGGGGTGGCACCATGGTGGTCCAGCGC ACCCCTGAAGAGGAGCGAAGCCTGCTGCATGCTGATAGCAACGGTTACACGAACCTGCCAGATGTGGTCCAACCCAGCCACTCGCCCACCGAGAGCAGCAAAGGTCAAAGCCCCCCCTTGAAGGATGGAGGCAGTGAT TACCAGTCTCGTGGGCTGGTAAAGGCCCCTGGCAAGAGCTCGTTCACGATGTTTGTGGACCTGGGGATCTACCAGCCTGGAGGCAGTGGGGACACCATCCCCATCACAG CCCTGGTGGGTGGAGAGGGCAGTCGGCTCGATCAGCTGCAGTATGACGTGAGGAAAGGCTCTGTGGTCAACGTGAACCCCACCAACACCCGGGCCCACAGCGAAACCCCCGAGATTCGGAAGTACAAGAAGCGGTTCAATTCCGAGATCCTCTGTGCGGCCCTTTGGG GGGTCAACCTGCTGGTGGGCACGGAGAATGGGCTGATGTTGCTGGACCGAAGTGGGCAGGGCAAGGTGTATGGACTCATCGGGCGGCGACGCTTCCAGCAAATGGATGTGCTGGAGGGACTCAACCTGCTCATCACCATCTCAG ggaaaaggaacaaactgcGGGTATATTATTTGTCCTGGCTCCGGAACAAGATCCTGCACAATGACCCAGAAGTGGAGAAGAAGCAGGGCTGGACCACTGTGGGGGACATGGAGGGCTGCGGGCACTACCGTGTTG TGAAATATGAACGCATCAAATTCCTGGTCATTGCCCTGAAGAACTCTGTGGAGGTGTATGCTTGGGCCCCCAAACCTTACCACAAATTCATGGCTTTCAAG TCCTTTGCTGACCTCCCACACCGCCCTCTGCTGGTGGACCTGACGGTAGAGGAGGGACAGAGGCTCAAGGTCATCTATGGCTCCAGCGCCGGCTTCCATGCTGTGGATGTCGACTCGGGGAACAGCTATGACATCTACATCCCTGTACAC ATCCAGAGCCAGATCACGCCCCACGccatcatcttcctccccaacacGGATGGCATGGAGATGCTGCTGTGCTACGAGGACGAGGGCGTCTATGTCAACACGTATGGGCGGATCATTAAGGACGTGGTGCTGCAGTGGGGCGAGATGCCCACCTCTGTGG CCTATATCTGCTCCAACCAGATCATGGGCTGGGGTGAGAAAGCCATTGAGATCCGCTCCGTGGAGACGGGCCACCTAGACGGGGTCTTCATGCACAAACGAGCCCAGAGGCTCAAGTTCCTGTGTGAGCGGAACGACAAG GTGTTTTTTGCCTCAGTCCGCTCCGGGGGCAGCAGCCAAGTTTACTTCATGACCCTGAACCGTAACTGCATCATGAACTGGTGA